Proteins encoded by one window of Juglans regia cultivar Chandler chromosome 15, Walnut 2.0, whole genome shotgun sequence:
- the LOC108991689 gene encoding L-ascorbate oxidase-like: MAGGLLQCRRIMLKLLALCFIIYLQYAQVAEARIRHYKWNVKYEFKSPDCYKKLVITINGRTPGPTIIAQQDDTIIVEVTNSLITENLSIHWHGIRQIGTPWSDGSMSNFTWGNI; encoded by the exons ATGGCTGGCGGCCTTTTGCAATGCCGGAGAATAATGTTGAAGTTGCTGGCTTTGTGTTTTATCATCTACTTGCAGTATGCTCAAGTTGCAGAGGCAAGAATTCGGCATTACAAATGGAACGTCAAGTATGAGTTCAAGTCCCCTGATTGCTATAAGAAGCTGGTTATCACCATCAATGGTAGAACTCCAGGACCAACAATCATAGCCCAGCAAGATGACACCATCATTGTTGAGGTTACGAACAGTCTAATAACAGAAAACCTTTCAATCCATTGGCATGGAATCCGACAG ATTGGAACGCCATGGAGTGATGGCTCAATGTCCAATTTTACCTGGGGAAACATTTAA
- the LOC108991687 gene encoding pathogenesis-related protein 5-like — protein MGKEISQLSPLLLLLLLMISSGSAAILSFLNECSYTVWPATFSGNDGPALGDGSFSLAPGQSIQLIVDPGWSGRVWARTGCNFDSSGNGKCLTGDCGSLNCIGDGQPPFTLARFIISLGTTDNTFYDISLVEGYNVGMRIDATGGTTDCQHAGCIADLNCPPELRVVDFFGSVVACKSECGAFNEAQCCCADDYSTPQTCSRTQYAEMFKACPNDVSSRFTCSGSNFLITFCPEEL, from the exons ATGGGGAAAGAAATTTCACAGCTGTCtccccttctccttctccttctccttatGATCTCCTCAG GTTCAGCAGCCATTCTTTCCTTCCTGAATGAATGTAGCTACACAGTGTGGCCCGCAACTTTCTCCGGAAATGATGGTCCCGCCCTCGGGGATGGCAGTTTTTCCTTGGCTCCGGGACAATCGATCCAGCTCATTGTCGATCCCGGTTGGTCCGGCAGGGTCTGGGCCCGAACTGGCTGCAACTTTGACTCCTCGGGCAACGGTAAATGCCTCACTGGTGATTGTGGCTCGCTTAATTGCATCGGAGACGGCCAGCCACCTTTTACGTTAGCCCGGTTCATCATCTCATTGGGAACCACCGACAATACCTTCTACGATATCAGCCTGGTCGAAGGCTACAACGTCGGCATGCGCATCGATGCCACCGGCGGAACAACTGACTGCCAGCACGCGGGCTGCATCGCCGACTTGAACTGTCCCCCGGAGTTGCGGGTGGTTGATTTTTTTGGCTCGGTAGTCGCGTGCAAGAGCGAGTGCGGGGCGTTCAATGAGGCCCAGTGTTGTTGCGCCGACGACTACTCGACGCCACAAACTTGCTCGCGGACTCAGTACGCGGAGATGTTCAAAGCGTGTCCGAATGATGTTTCAAGCCGTTTCACTTGCTCTGGGTCGAATTTCTTGATCACGTTTTGTCCAGAAGAGTTATGA